One segment of Apus apus isolate bApuApu2 chromosome 1, bApuApu2.pri.cur, whole genome shotgun sequence DNA contains the following:
- the CD58 gene encoding lymphocyte function-associated antigen 3 isoform X5, producing the protein MRLLGQLLFFGSFLAHIHCEEVFGIVGENFTFPVKIDRRIVEMTWKRNKNKVAEWEGESEATYYPSLRNRGLLNKENGCLTIYNLESSDNGTYELHYLATVEENYDLTFVLFVLGGSYNERSRGGLIAALVVFIPIAVILVFLCRRDKELNKEDSAQKDKQMVNNCVNQEDIFKEENSSLLSKHAADHGINEGEVTLDVEGGNGEHLRNSRSCSEEDLKS; encoded by the exons ATGCGGCTGCTGGGCCAGCTCCTCTTCTTTGGCTCCTTCCTGG cACACATCCACTGTGAGGAAGTGTTTGGCATTGTGGgagaaaattttacttttccagtaaaaataGACCGAAGAATAGTGGAAATgacttggaaaagaaacaagaacaaaGTGGCTGAATGGGAAGGGGAAAGCGAAGCAACATATTATCCTTCTCTCCGTAACAGAGGCTTGCTTAACAAGGAGAATGGGTGCTTAACTATATATAATTTGGAGAGCAGTGACAATGGCACATATGAGTTACACTACTTGGCTACTGTGGAAGAAAACTATGACTTAACTTTTGTCCTTTTTGTGTTAG gaggCAGCTACAATGAAAGAAGCAGAGGTGGTCTTATTGCGGCTTTGGTTGTCTTCATTCCTATTGCAGTAATACTTGTATTCCTATGCAGAAGAG ACAAAGAATTGAACAAAGAGGACAGTGCCCAGAAAGACAAGCAGATGGTTAACAATTGTGTGAATCAGGAAG ATATCTTTAAGGAGGAGAACAGCAGCTTGCTGTCCAAGCATGCAGCTGACCATGGTATAAATGAAGGAG AAGTGACTCTGGATGTGGAAGGTGGAAATGGGGAGCACCTGAGAAACTCTCGCAGCTGCAGTGAAGAAG atCTTAAATCATAA
- the CD58 gene encoding lymphocyte function-associated antigen 3 isoform X4 yields the protein MRLLGQLLFFGSFLAHIHCEEVFGIVGENFTFPVKIDRRIVEMTWKRNKNKVAEWEGESEATYYPSLRNRGLLNKENGCLTIYNLESSDNGTYELHYLATVEENYDLTFVLFVLDPPSEPQISCNISGDNFTLKCAAHFQQPLDYTWKFTTIQPIYQNQEIIIPKKSVDASEKATCVIKFSQTEKSSEISLTQCFTEETGGSYNERSRGGLIAALVVFIPIAVILVFLCRRGYCATSKHIPRKDFYVPTAVSSQAVKYEDEKPKQVKTEMVP from the exons ATGCGGCTGCTGGGCCAGCTCCTCTTCTTTGGCTCCTTCCTGG cACACATCCACTGTGAGGAAGTGTTTGGCATTGTGGgagaaaattttacttttccagtaaaaataGACCGAAGAATAGTGGAAATgacttggaaaagaaacaagaacaaaGTGGCTGAATGGGAAGGGGAAAGCGAAGCAACATATTATCCTTCTCTCCGTAACAGAGGCTTGCTTAACAAGGAGAATGGGTGCTTAACTATATATAATTTGGAGAGCAGTGACAATGGCACATATGAGTTACACTACTTGGCTACTGTGGAAGAAAACTATGACTTAACTTTTGTCCTTTTTGTGTTAG ATCCCCCTTCAGAACCTCAAATAAGTTGCAACATCAGTGGTGATAACTTTACGTTAAAATGTGCAGCACATTTCCAGCAGCCTCTGGATTATACTTGGAAGTTCACTACCATACAACCCATTTATCAGAATCAGGAGATTATAATCCCTAAGAAGAGTGTTGATGCTTCCGAGAAAGCTACATGTGTCATTAAATTCTCTCAAACAGAAAAGAGCTCTGAAATCTCTTTGACTCAATGTTTTACAGAAGAAACAG gaggCAGCTACAATGAAAGAAGCAGAGGTGGTCTTATTGCGGCTTTGGTTGTCTTCATTCCTATTGCAGTAATACTTGTATTCCTATGCAGAAGAG GCTATTGTGCTACCTCCAAACACATTCCTAGAAAGGATTTCTATGTACCTACAGCTGTATCTTCACAAGCTGTCAAATATGAAGATGAAAAGCCGAAGCAGGTGAAAACTGAGATGGTGCCCTAA
- the CD58 gene encoding lymphocyte function-associated antigen 3 isoform X2: MRLLGQLLFFGSFLAHIHCEEVFGIVGENFTFPVKIDRRIVEMTWKRNKNKVAEWEGESEATYYPSLRNRGLLNKENGCLTIYNLESSDNGTYELHYLATVEENYDLTFVLFVLDPPSEPQISCNISGDNFTLKCAAHFQQPLDYTWKFTTIQPIYQNQEIIIPKKSVDASEKATCVIKFSQTEKSSEISLTQCFTEETGGSYNERSRGGLIAALVVFIPIAVILVFLCRRDKELNKEDSAQKDKQMVNNCVNQEDIFKEENSSLLSKHAADHGINEGDLKS; this comes from the exons ATGCGGCTGCTGGGCCAGCTCCTCTTCTTTGGCTCCTTCCTGG cACACATCCACTGTGAGGAAGTGTTTGGCATTGTGGgagaaaattttacttttccagtaaaaataGACCGAAGAATAGTGGAAATgacttggaaaagaaacaagaacaaaGTGGCTGAATGGGAAGGGGAAAGCGAAGCAACATATTATCCTTCTCTCCGTAACAGAGGCTTGCTTAACAAGGAGAATGGGTGCTTAACTATATATAATTTGGAGAGCAGTGACAATGGCACATATGAGTTACACTACTTGGCTACTGTGGAAGAAAACTATGACTTAACTTTTGTCCTTTTTGTGTTAG ATCCCCCTTCAGAACCTCAAATAAGTTGCAACATCAGTGGTGATAACTTTACGTTAAAATGTGCAGCACATTTCCAGCAGCCTCTGGATTATACTTGGAAGTTCACTACCATACAACCCATTTATCAGAATCAGGAGATTATAATCCCTAAGAAGAGTGTTGATGCTTCCGAGAAAGCTACATGTGTCATTAAATTCTCTCAAACAGAAAAGAGCTCTGAAATCTCTTTGACTCAATGTTTTACAGAAGAAACAG gaggCAGCTACAATGAAAGAAGCAGAGGTGGTCTTATTGCGGCTTTGGTTGTCTTCATTCCTATTGCAGTAATACTTGTATTCCTATGCAGAAGAG ACAAAGAATTGAACAAAGAGGACAGTGCCCAGAAAGACAAGCAGATGGTTAACAATTGTGTGAATCAGGAAG ATATCTTTAAGGAGGAGAACAGCAGCTTGCTGTCCAAGCATGCAGCTGACCATGGTATAAATGAAGGAG atCTTAAATCATAA
- the CD58 gene encoding lymphocyte function-associated antigen 3 isoform X1 yields the protein MRLLGQLLFFGSFLAHIHCEEVFGIVGENFTFPVKIDRRIVEMTWKRNKNKVAEWEGESEATYYPSLRNRGLLNKENGCLTIYNLESSDNGTYELHYLATVEENYDLTFVLFVLDPPSEPQISCNISGDNFTLKCAAHFQQPLDYTWKFTTIQPIYQNQEIIIPKKSVDASEKATCVIKFSQTEKSSEISLTQCFTEETGGSYNERSRGGLIAALVVFIPIAVILVFLCRRDKELNKEDSAQKDKQMVNNCVNQEDIFKEENSSLLSKHAADHGINEGEVTLDVEGGNGEHLRNSRSCSEEDLKS from the exons ATGCGGCTGCTGGGCCAGCTCCTCTTCTTTGGCTCCTTCCTGG cACACATCCACTGTGAGGAAGTGTTTGGCATTGTGGgagaaaattttacttttccagtaaaaataGACCGAAGAATAGTGGAAATgacttggaaaagaaacaagaacaaaGTGGCTGAATGGGAAGGGGAAAGCGAAGCAACATATTATCCTTCTCTCCGTAACAGAGGCTTGCTTAACAAGGAGAATGGGTGCTTAACTATATATAATTTGGAGAGCAGTGACAATGGCACATATGAGTTACACTACTTGGCTACTGTGGAAGAAAACTATGACTTAACTTTTGTCCTTTTTGTGTTAG ATCCCCCTTCAGAACCTCAAATAAGTTGCAACATCAGTGGTGATAACTTTACGTTAAAATGTGCAGCACATTTCCAGCAGCCTCTGGATTATACTTGGAAGTTCACTACCATACAACCCATTTATCAGAATCAGGAGATTATAATCCCTAAGAAGAGTGTTGATGCTTCCGAGAAAGCTACATGTGTCATTAAATTCTCTCAAACAGAAAAGAGCTCTGAAATCTCTTTGACTCAATGTTTTACAGAAGAAACAG gaggCAGCTACAATGAAAGAAGCAGAGGTGGTCTTATTGCGGCTTTGGTTGTCTTCATTCCTATTGCAGTAATACTTGTATTCCTATGCAGAAGAG ACAAAGAATTGAACAAAGAGGACAGTGCCCAGAAAGACAAGCAGATGGTTAACAATTGTGTGAATCAGGAAG ATATCTTTAAGGAGGAGAACAGCAGCTTGCTGTCCAAGCATGCAGCTGACCATGGTATAAATGAAGGAG AAGTGACTCTGGATGTGGAAGGTGGAAATGGGGAGCACCTGAGAAACTCTCGCAGCTGCAGTGAAGAAG atCTTAAATCATAA
- the CD58 gene encoding lymphocyte function-associated antigen 3 isoform X3, which produces MRLLGQLLFFGSFLAHIHCEEVFGIVGENFTFPVKIDRRIVEMTWKRNKNKVAEWEGESEATYYPSLRNRGLLNKENGCLTIYNLESSDNGTYELHYLATVEENYDLTFVLFVLDPPSEPQISCNISGDNFTLKCAAHFQQPLDYTWKFTTIQPIYQNQEIIIPKKSVDASEKATCVIKFSQTEKSSEISLTQCFTEETGGSYNERSRGGLIAALVVFIPIAVILVFLCRRDIFKEENSSLLSKHAADHGINEGEVTLDVEGGNGEHLRNSRSCSEEDLKS; this is translated from the exons ATGCGGCTGCTGGGCCAGCTCCTCTTCTTTGGCTCCTTCCTGG cACACATCCACTGTGAGGAAGTGTTTGGCATTGTGGgagaaaattttacttttccagtaaaaataGACCGAAGAATAGTGGAAATgacttggaaaagaaacaagaacaaaGTGGCTGAATGGGAAGGGGAAAGCGAAGCAACATATTATCCTTCTCTCCGTAACAGAGGCTTGCTTAACAAGGAGAATGGGTGCTTAACTATATATAATTTGGAGAGCAGTGACAATGGCACATATGAGTTACACTACTTGGCTACTGTGGAAGAAAACTATGACTTAACTTTTGTCCTTTTTGTGTTAG ATCCCCCTTCAGAACCTCAAATAAGTTGCAACATCAGTGGTGATAACTTTACGTTAAAATGTGCAGCACATTTCCAGCAGCCTCTGGATTATACTTGGAAGTTCACTACCATACAACCCATTTATCAGAATCAGGAGATTATAATCCCTAAGAAGAGTGTTGATGCTTCCGAGAAAGCTACATGTGTCATTAAATTCTCTCAAACAGAAAAGAGCTCTGAAATCTCTTTGACTCAATGTTTTACAGAAGAAACAG gaggCAGCTACAATGAAAGAAGCAGAGGTGGTCTTATTGCGGCTTTGGTTGTCTTCATTCCTATTGCAGTAATACTTGTATTCCTATGCAGAAGAG ATATCTTTAAGGAGGAGAACAGCAGCTTGCTGTCCAAGCATGCAGCTGACCATGGTATAAATGAAGGAG AAGTGACTCTGGATGTGGAAGGTGGAAATGGGGAGCACCTGAGAAACTCTCGCAGCTGCAGTGAAGAAG atCTTAAATCATAA